One window of the Pieris brassicae chromosome 4, ilPieBrab1.1, whole genome shotgun sequence genome contains the following:
- the LOC123709098 gene encoding protein yellow-like, producing the protein MLLLVFYAVLAAVVAQNDKPTTKSVTPHREQFRVIYEWRSVDFEWESPDDRESYLNSSNYIPKNVLISGINFYGDNLYMTLPRMLNGVPATLAMIPAFQNETTAPKLKPFPSWSQNKLGDCAALQFVQNIEIDRNSIMWILDNGRVGTLTQKPDSKCPPSIVLIDLKTGNNEMERIPLPGDIVNPNTTYLNDLVVDNRDGDYAYITDNSAVDPGIIVFRRSDKKIWKLRDKRSMSSVPEATLFRINGTTVNLPVNVDGIALGPQFRTEDQTIDRTVYYCPLSSYHMYAINASILRNESLGEQEEGALQPYVVDLGTKTSQTDGMKMDSTGILFYGLIGNSTIAEWNTTTDFRTGQRTIARDPNYIQWVDRFTFDDRGNIYVMVNRLFNFVKNQVSIEEVNYRILRSHTGLKSYIYGEDLSPPSGPDHQHGGAEVPTIAASILLLLFSHILV; encoded by the coding sequence ATGCTTTTGCTGGTCTTTTACGCCGTCTTAGCCGCTGTTGTGGCGCAAAATGACAAACCAACCACAAAATCAGTTACCCCACACCGCGAACAATTCAGAGTGATTTATGAATGGCGCTCCGTTGACTTCGAATGGGAATCTCCTGATGATCGTGAAAGTTACCTCAACTCCTCTAACTATATtcctaaaaatgttttaatatccgGAATTAATTTCTATGGCGATAACCTCTATATGACGTTGCCGCGAATGTTGAACGGTGTCCCGGCTACTTTGGCGATGATACCGGCTTTTCAAAATGAAACAACAGCGCCGAAACTGAAACCATTTCCGAGCTGGTCACAAAACAAACTTGGAGACTGTGCCGCTTTACAATTTGTGCAAAACATTGAAATCGATCGTAACAGCATAATGTGGATATTAGATAATGGAAGAGTTGGAACACTTACCCAGAAACCGGACTCTAAATGCCCGCCGTCCATTGTACTGATAGACTTGAAAACTGGAAATAATGAAATGGAACGCATCCCATTACCAGGTGATATAGTGAACCCTAACACAACATATTTAAATGACCTCGTAGTGGACAACCGCGACGGAGACTACGCCTATATTACAGACAACAGTGCAGTAGATCCAGGAATTATAGTATTCCGAAGAAGTGACAAGAAAATATGGAAGCTCCGCGACAAACGATCAATGTCGTCTGTTCCGGAAGCTACACTTTTCCGCATTAACGGAACTACGGTAAACCTTCCAGTGAATGTTGATGGAATTGCACTTGGACCGCAATTTCGTACGGAAGATCAAACCATCGACCGCACTGTCTACTACTGTCCCCTATCTAGTTACCATATGTACGCTATCAATGCATCAATTTTGCGAAATGAGTCCTTAGGAGAGCAGGAAGAAGGAGCGCTTCAACCATACGTCGTAGATTTGGGAACTAAAACATCGCAAACTGACGGGATGAAGATGGACTCGACTGGCATTCTCTTTTATGGTCTCATTGGCAACTCGACCATAGCAGAATGGAATACCACAACTGATTTCCGCACCGGCCAACGCACGATTGCCCGCGATCCTAACTATATTCAATGGGTGGACCGTTTCACTTTCGATGACCGTGGTAACATTTACGTTATGGTCAATAGATTGTTCAACTTTGTAAAAAACCAAGTTTCTATTGAAGAGGTGAATTACAGAATTTTAAGGTCTCACACTGGCTTGAAGAGTTACATTTATGGCGAGGACTTGTCACCACCGTCTGGCCCTGACCATCAGCACGGCGGCGCCGAAGTTCCGACGATCGCCGCTTCTATATTGTTGCTATTATTTTCCCATATCCTAGTTTAG